From a single Streptomyces sp. 1331.2 genomic region:
- a CDS encoding LysM peptidoglycan-binding domain-containing protein produces the protein MTFRNENAAATTSTATKRNRVRMAVVAGAAVAALPVAGLVTATSASAASVSTWDAVAQCESGGNWAINTGNGFYGGLQFTSSTWAAYGGTAYASQANLATKAQQIAVAEKVLASQGPGAWPVCSVKAGLTKGGAPAAVDTSAATKPAAPVAKPAAPAAKPAQAPKADAAPKAAAAPKAAAAPKNDAAPKADKGVNAWTGSNDAKPAKGGNYTVKSGDTLSSIAAAQGLDWHDLYKNNTKVVGGNPDLIFPGQVLSI, from the coding sequence ATGACCTTCCGTAACGAGAACGCCGCTGCCACCACCTCCACCGCCACCAAGCGCAACCGCGTCCGGATGGCTGTCGTGGCGGGCGCCGCTGTCGCGGCCCTGCCGGTGGCCGGCCTCGTCACGGCCACCTCGGCCTCCGCCGCCTCCGTCTCCACCTGGGACGCTGTCGCCCAGTGCGAGAGCGGTGGCAACTGGGCCATCAACACCGGCAACGGCTTCTACGGCGGTCTGCAGTTCACCTCCAGCACCTGGGCCGCCTACGGTGGCACCGCCTACGCCTCGCAGGCCAACCTGGCCACCAAGGCGCAGCAGATCGCCGTCGCCGAGAAGGTCCTCGCCTCGCAGGGCCCGGGCGCCTGGCCCGTGTGCTCCGTCAAGGCCGGCCTGACCAAGGGCGGCGCCCCGGCCGCCGTCGACACCTCGGCCGCCACCAAGCCGGCCGCCCCGGTTGCCAAGCCCGCCGCCCCGGCCGCCAAGCCGGCCCAGGCCCCGAAGGCCGACGCCGCGCCGAAGGCTGCCGCTGCTCCCAAGGCTGCCGCCGCGCCGAAGAACGACGCTGCGCCGAAGGCCGACAAGGGCGTGAACGCCTGGACCGGCTCGAACGACGCCAAGCCGGCCAAGGGCGGCAACTACACCGTCAAGTCCGGTGACACCCTGAGCTCCATCGCTGCCGCGCAGGGCCTGGACTGGCACGACCTGTACAAGAACAACACCAAGGTCGTCGGCGGCAACCCGGACCTGATCTTCCCGGGTCAGGTCCTGAGCATCTGA